Part of the Ictalurus punctatus breed USDA103 chromosome 9, Coco_2.0, whole genome shotgun sequence genome is shown below.
taaataaaggattgGCCTTTTGATGACGGCTGTTCCCCCTCTGAACAAATCGTGGACGACTGGTTAAACCTTCTGAAGTGTAAATTTAAAGATGAACCAGGCTGCTGCATCGCAGTGCACTGTGTCGCAGGACTGGGCCGGTGAGTCCTCTCAGACTCCTCAGTATCCACCGTTAAAtctgtatttactgtatgtaacGTGCTGATTTAACGACTAGGTCAGACCTGCCAACCTGTATACATGCTTTGTGTAGTACACTAGTACTAATTATCACTCGAGAACGTGATGAAAGAGCAGCCAGAGCCAATCGACAGTTAAATCAGTTGTAGTGTCAGTGTTTCGAACTCTCCAATAATAACGTCCCCTGTTGAAGTCCCGCCCCTTTCCGCTCATCTCATAATAGTAATCTCTCATCTTAATTTCCTTGCTTGACCACTTTGTCTTGGTAAATAGAACATGTATATTTCATTTGAGGTCGACAAATTTTTTATTACCAATACCCATTATTTGCGTGTTTATGTGCCCGATAACCGATATGCAGaacctatatttatttatttattgtttttgacacaatggtaacaccactgaactgaacaaacagTTTAGAGGGGTCTGAaagaatgcaaaaaataaagtgcactgttaataaagggcttttttttttttttaaataaaagctttgatGAGGTAAACAGATTACATGACTCTGTGGGTTTGTCTCCATTTCTTAGTGCCAAGCTGCTTAAACTATATATCAAGCATTTTTGTAACACATCTAATTTGTGCATTGATggctgttatgttaaataaGACGCAATTCTCAAAACGCCCACAAGATGCCGccatttattgcatttattaCAAAACTGATATCCaattatgtgtaaatatcagTAAAACCGATTAGCGGTCGATCTCTATATATCAttaattaatatgaaatattgtTCATCAGTGTACGATCAATTTAACTAGTTTTAGACAAGCGTGCCGTTAATATCAGATAACTATGTTTATTAGGGATGCCaccaggggaaaaaagagaaaaagaaagtccGTCGCCATAGAAACCGAGTGTCCATATGTACTGGGTTGTACGGTAAACGTTCTTCTAGGTTTCTAATCAGCTATCAAGTGTGCCTTCAACATTGCTGTAATGAAAGCCTGTAGAAACACTGggcctttgtggataagattgaagaCGCTTGTTttaagaaaagcatttcagccGGAAGTTATGTGGAGAAAAAAGTGCCAATGAGTCATTTGGGTGCCGAGAGTCGACTCGGAGTCAAATGATCCAACTCACAGAAAAGAGCCACAGTTCACATTGCTTTTCACTCTAGCAGTATAGCACAACCTTTATCATCACTCCGATGTTATATTTGTCTGCGCAGAGCTCCTGTGTTGGTGGCCATCGCATTAATTGAGTGTGGGATGATGTACGAGGATGCCGTTCAGTTCATTCGACAGTAAGTCACACGTTAGACACTCACGGCTTTCCTGTGATAACGATTCTGCAGTTATCATCCCACTTTTTCACCGGTACGATGTGCGTTAAAGTGTGATCTTCTCGCTTTATTTTAGGAAGCGCCGTGGAGCCTTCAACTCCAAACAGCTCATGTACCTCGAAAAATACAAGCCCAAGATGCGTCTGCGCTTCAAAGATGCCAACGGACAAAACTGCTGTGTTCAGTAGAAGCCCGAGCCAGAAGgattatgaaattattattattattattattattattattattattattattattattattattattggaaatCAAGTGTATTTGGGATAgttggattttattttgttactttACGTTATTGTGCCAAGCGCGCGCACACAAGATTATTAGTGTCCATATTATCAGCGTatgatttttaaagaaaataaatgtcatgtggtttattaaatatttaagtgCACACAGGAAATACAGCACAAATGTGTGCACATTCACTGAGTGAGCAATTACAGACACATACAGTTCGTATCGAGTGACGTTCATGCTCCATTTTAAACAA
Proteins encoded:
- the ptp4a2a gene encoding protein tyrosine phosphatase type IVA 2a, with protein sequence MNRPAPVEITYECMRFLITHNPTNSQLPKFTEELKTFGVQTLVRVCEATYDKAPVEKEGIEVLDWPFDDGCSPSEQIVDDWLNLLKCKFKDEPGCCIAVHCVAGLGRAPVLVAIALIECGMMYEDAVQFIRQKRRGAFNSKQLMYLEKYKPKMRLRFKDANGQNCCVQ